In Thermodesulfobacteriota bacterium, the genomic window AGGGTTTCGTTGATGCGGCGGGTCATGAGATCCATGGCATCGGCAGCCTCGGCGACGCCGGCCGCCTGGCCCCGGGCGGTGAAGTCGCCGTGCGCCGCCCGCCCCAGGACCGCCGACAGCTCCAGCACCCTGGCCTCCAGCGCCTTCTTGGCTTCTTCCTCCCGGCGGTATGCCCCCTGCAGCTGCTGCTCGGCCGCCACCTCCACGGAGAGATCCCGGATGATCTCGTAGCCACCCAGGACGTGGCCAGCGGCGTCCCGCAGCACCGAGGCGCTGGTCATGACCGGGATCTCCCGGCCACTCCGGTCGCGCAGGGTCATGCGCCGGCCCACCGTGGCCTTGCCGGTGGCCATGGCCCGCTTGACCGGACAGCTGCTCTCGCAGGCGTCGCTCTGAAAGACCTCCTGGCAGGCCTTCCCCACCAGTCCGTCAGCGGGCAGGTCCAGCAGGCGGGTTGCCGCCTCGTTGACAAAGGTCACCCGCATCCCGGCGTCCACGATGAAGAAGGGATCGGAGATGGCGAGCTTCAGGCTGTTGGCGTATTCGATCCGGTCCCGGATGCTCTTGACCATCTCGTTGAAATTGTTCGTGAGATGGCCGATGGAGTCCTGGTGCTCGTCATGGATCTCCACGCTGACGTCGCCGGCGGCCACCTTGCTGGTGAGCGATTCCAGAACGCCGATGCGCCGGCTCACCAGGCGGACGAAGGACGAGTAGAGAAGCACCACCAGGCCGACCAGGGTCAAGACGGCGTACAGGATCAGCCGGTCCCGGGCCGCATGGATGGAAGCCAGCACTGTCATCAGGGACTGCTTCACCACCACCGCGCCGAGCACCGGGCGGTAGTCGCTGTGGCAGTGGTGGCAGGCCGGCTCGTTGAGGATGGGCCTGAGGACCACCATGGAGGTGTGGCTGCCGTCCTGATCCACCAGCGGGTGGGGGGGCGGGGTGCCGGTGAGCAGGGCCTTGGCCAGGGCCTGTCTGGCCTCTTCTGTCCCCAGATAGAGATCCATGTTGTTGTGGATGTGCCCCTCCTGGGAGGCGTAGGTGATGACATGGGCGAAATCGGTGATGGCGATGTCGAGGCCGCTGTTGTGCTCCCCGATGCCTTTGAGCTGCTCTTCCACCGTCTTGCTGTCGCCGACCGACATCGGGAACTTCATGGCGCTGTATGTATTTTCCAACAGCAGGCGGGACGACTCCTCCACCAGCTTCATCGCCGTCGCGGTGTGGAAGGCGATCCCCTGATAGAGGGCAAAGCCCATGCACAGACCGACCACCAGGCTGGTGGCCAGCAGGAACTTGACGCGCATGCGGGTGGTCCTGAGCAGCTCACGGATCATGGCGGCAGTCACCTCTCTATAACGTCGTCCCACGTTTGCAGCTTCACTCAGCCAGGCGCAGCAACGGCCCCTTTTCGCCCGCCAGCAAGGCTTCCTCCAGCACGCCCAGATCAAGCACCAGCGCCACGGCGCCGTCCCCCAGCAGGCTGGCCCCGGCCAGCCCCTTGACCCCCCGGAAGTTGGTCTCCAGGCTCTTGACCACCACCTGCTGGGGATCGAGAACCTCGTCGACCAGCAGGCCGAAACGCCGCTGGCCGGTGTCGAGAAGGATCACCGCCATCCGGCGCTCTTCGTCTGGGGCCGCACCTTCCGCGGCCAGCTGGCCCAGGTCCAGGAGGGGCAGATACTCGTCCCGGAGCCGGTAGAGCCTCTGGCCAGGGCCGACGGTCTCCGTGCGGTTGCGGCGGTAGGGCTCGGTCGCCCGGATCCCCAGGAGCGGGACCAGGTAGGAGACGTTGCCGCTCCGGACGTGCAGGGCCTCCAGGAGGGTGAAGGTCAACGGCAGCTCCAGAAGGAAGGTGGTCCCTGCCCCTGGCCGGGTGTCCATGGCCAGACGACCGCCCAGGCGGCCCACTTCGGTCCGCACGACGTCCATGCCGACGCCCCGCCCGGACAGCTCGGTCACCTGGGCTGCCGAGGAAAAGCCGGGGGAGCAGACCAGGTCCAGCAAGGTGTCCTGATCGAGCGCCTGATCCTGCCGTATGAGCCCCATCTCCCGGGCCCGCTGGCGGATCCGGATGAGGTCGAAGCCGCGGCCATCGTCGCTGATCTCAACCAGGATCCGGCCGCCGCGGCGGCTGGCCGCCAGCGACAGCGTGCCCGCTGCCGGCTTGCCCGCCGCCAGTCTTGCCTCCGGCGGCTCGATGCCGTGATCGATGCAGTTGCGGACCAGGTGCTTGAGCGGGTCGGCCACCCGCTCGATGACCTCCCGGTCCAGCTCCACCTCGGCACCGGCTACAAGCACCCGCACCTGTTTGGCGCTGGCCGCCGCCGTGTCGCGGGCCAGCCGCTGGAAACGGCGGAACAGGTCCGCCAGGGGTGCCATCCGGACCTGCGCGACCCGCTCTTGCAGCTCCCGATTCAGCTTGGCCAGGGCCGCCAGCTCCCGGCTGACCGCATCGGGATGCGGCCTGGTCCCATTTTCGAACAGGCCCTGCAGGCGGGATACCGCAACGCGCATCTCGTCGGCGAGGTCAACCAGGCAGTCGAGCTTCTCCACGCCGACCCGGATGCTCGCTCGCTCGGCCTGGGGCCGACTCTCGGGCCCGGCGGCAAGGGAATCGGTTGGCGTCACACCACGGTCGCCGGGCAACCGCTCGCCGGAGGTGCCGGCTGGCTGGGCCGCAGCCCCACCCTCGCCTCTGTCTCCCGCCGCCGGGGGCAGTGTAGTGCCATCGCCGGCTGCTTCCTCGACCAGGAGATCGCAGTCTTGGCTGGCGGCAGCCAGGTACGCCCGGACCTCATCGGCGGTCGCGGCGGTCTGCAGGGTGAGGTGCCAGGCCAGGTAGAGCCGGCCCGGGGCGAGCTGATCGAAAGGGGGGAGTCGGGAAAGGTCGGCCGCGAGGTCTTCCACCTCGCCCAGATCGGACAACCCGGCCACCAGGACCAGGGGGTCGGGGCCGGCGGCCGGCAGCTCGCCAGGAAAGGTCAGCCCGAGGCGAAGACGGGTGGTGGCCACGCTTGGGGAGGCCGTTGGCAACAACACCGCCGGCGCAGCCGGCGGGCTGCCGGCCTCTTTCACCAGCTGGTGGAGCTGGGCCGCGCGGGCAGCGAGCAGCTCAGGGTCGATGGCCCCGGGGGCACCCCGCGCCCCGCCCCGCACCATGGCTCCCAGGAGGTCGAGGTCCTTGAGCAGGAAGGAGGCCAGCGGCCTGGTCAGCGCCAGCTGGTGGCTGCGCAGCCGGTCCAGGAGGCTCTCCAGCCCGTGCAGATGGCTGGAGATGGGCCCCATGCCCACCATGGCGGAGCTGCTCTTCAGGGTGTGGACAGCCCGGAACAGCTCTTCCAGCTCTCGGCCGGCGGCCGGTGCGGCCTCGAGACGCAGCAGGGCCGCCTCGGCGCTGCCGAGAAGGTCATCGACCTCGTTGAGGAAGATCGCCAGGAGCTGGCTGCGCTCATCGACCATGGGCTCGCCACAGGGTCGCGGACCGGAGGCCAGCCGGGGCAGATGGCGCGGTCACGGGCAGAGGAGCTGCCGCAGGCCGGTCTTCACCAGGATGTCTTCCAGCTCCGGCGACAGCCTGGTGATCTGCCAATCCCTGTTCGGCGGCAGTGTCCGGCGGAAGGCAATGAGGAGCTGGACGGCCAGGGCATCCACGGCCGTCACCCCCCCCAGATCGAGGGCAATTCTCTGGGCGCGGCCCAGATCGTCTTCCAGGAAGAGTCGCAGATAGTCGAGATGCTCGGCGGTCATGGGACCTGCCAGAAGGAAGACCCCTGCCGCATCCTGCTCAATGGTGAGCCTCTGTGCCATCATCCCCCATACCCTGGAGCAGTATAGCGCAGCGCCGTGGCATTATGGAATCCTGTCTGCCATAATCTCCGGCAGTGGTGCACGTTGTGGATAGCTGGCGCTCCGGCGGGGAGGAATGGTTCATGATCAGGTATGTGCTCGCCAACTGGAAGTCCAATCTGGACACAACCCAGGCCCGAAGCTGGCTGGCGACCTTCCGCCGT contains:
- a CDS encoding methyl-accepting chemotaxis protein: MIRELLRTTRMRVKFLLATSLVVGLCMGFALYQGIAFHTATAMKLVEESSRLLLENTYSAMKFPMSVGDSKTVEEQLKGIGEHNSGLDIAITDFAHVITYASQEGHIHNNMDLYLGTEEARQALAKALLTGTPPPHPLVDQDGSHTSMVVLRPILNEPACHHCHSDYRPVLGAVVVKQSLMTVLASIHAARDRLILYAVLTLVGLVVLLYSSFVRLVSRRIGVLESLTSKVAAGDVSVEIHDEHQDSIGHLTNNFNEMVKSIRDRIEYANSLKLAISDPFFIVDAGMRVTFVNEAATRLLDLPADGLVGKACQEVFQSDACESSCPVKRAMATGKATVGRRMTLRDRSGREIPVMTSASVLRDAAGHVLGGYEIIRDLSVEVAAEQQLQGAYRREEEAKKALEARVLELSAVLGRAAHGDFTARGQAAGVAEAADAMDLMTRRINETLDGMVALIGKVKDYTLPVASGVWKISRENANLSDRTQQQAGAMEEISSTLEQLAANIRENLTNVRRADALAKDAVKVAEDGRGLVEKTAQAMVVMSGKSQKIEEMTELINEITFQTNLLSVNAAVEAARAGEHGRGFAVVAEEVRNLAKRSAASAKDIDLLVREIRSSATTAHEWVDRVNDSLARIVQTSAQVSQALEEIKLSSEESASGMGQINKGVLELCDVNEKNTCFAEEIAQEMKSLGNTVEVLKETTEMFVLDSASAGTGAARSPAPAVAIPLDRPETPVPRPPALRQRLATGWADSGPPPGQRDDEFQDL
- a CDS encoding chemotaxis protein CheA translates to MVDERSQLLAIFLNEVDDLLGSAEAALLRLEAAPAAGRELEELFRAVHTLKSSSAMVGMGPISSHLHGLESLLDRLRSHQLALTRPLASFLLKDLDLLGAMVRGGARGAPGAIDPELLAARAAQLHQLVKEAGSPPAAPAVLLPTASPSVATTRLRLGLTFPGELPAAGPDPLVLVAGLSDLGEVEDLAADLSRLPPFDQLAPGRLYLAWHLTLQTAATADEVRAYLAAASQDCDLLVEEAAGDGTTLPPAAGDRGEGGAAAQPAGTSGERLPGDRGVTPTDSLAAGPESRPQAERASIRVGVEKLDCLVDLADEMRVAVSRLQGLFENGTRPHPDAVSRELAALAKLNRELQERVAQVRMAPLADLFRRFQRLARDTAAASAKQVRVLVAGAEVELDREVIERVADPLKHLVRNCIDHGIEPPEARLAAGKPAAGTLSLAASRRGGRILVEISDDGRGFDLIRIRQRAREMGLIRQDQALDQDTLLDLVCSPGFSSAAQVTELSGRGVGMDVVRTEVGRLGGRLAMDTRPGAGTTFLLELPLTFTLLEALHVRSGNVSYLVPLLGIRATEPYRRNRTETVGPGQRLYRLRDEYLPLLDLGQLAAEGAAPDEERRMAVILLDTGQRRFGLLVDEVLDPQQVVVKSLETNFRGVKGLAGASLLGDGAVALVLDLGVLEEALLAGEKGPLLRLAE
- a CDS encoding STAS domain-containing protein, translated to MMAQRLTIEQDAAGVFLLAGPMTAEHLDYLRLFLEDDLGRAQRIALDLGGVTAVDALAVQLLIAFRRTLPPNRDWQITRLSPELEDILVKTGLRQLLCP